A single genomic interval of Bradyrhizobium japonicum USDA 6 harbors:
- a CDS encoding MDR family MFS transporter: MSTPLPSTATGGHHAISAATLMATYMQAVNISIPNAALPHIQATLSMANDEVGWVFSSYIAASAVTMSITQWLAGRYGRKAVYQAALAVFTLGLVLDTLATTSIQFVLARILQGAASGPLAPLSLAILLEATPAARQARMGLALTVCSLLGISTGPALGGWLSEYYGWPSIFYVSLPMTAFIALTMALLLGEKRAERSQPFDVFGLTTFSAGMIGLQMLLDRGERLEWFASTEIWVEAIASVLGFYLFIVHVLTKKEHFLRTSLFRDRNLVLSTVISFALGFVLLPTLALTSPMLEELLNYPVDTTGYMSIPRGVALVGALVLTSLVPGQVDYRPFLMGGMALVVYANWLMLGYSPAMDWRPVVEAGFLQGAGLGMLLPALVRAAFGTLDPKLRPEGSALINLSRLYGSTIGIAVVQLFFYANTQAVHIALAKHLTPYRVAANVTGPIGKSGLAALNGMVTRQAATVAVIDQFEILMFAMLVVIPLVFFLRKPRPVG, encoded by the coding sequence ATGAGTACGCCCCTCCCATCGACCGCGACCGGCGGTCATCATGCAATCTCGGCGGCCACCCTGATGGCGACCTACATGCAGGCCGTCAACATTTCGATACCGAACGCCGCGCTGCCGCACATCCAGGCCACGCTCTCGATGGCCAATGACGAGGTCGGCTGGGTGTTCTCCTCGTATATCGCCGCAAGCGCTGTGACCATGTCGATCACGCAATGGCTTGCGGGACGCTATGGTCGCAAGGCGGTCTATCAGGCGGCCCTTGCCGTCTTCACGCTCGGTCTTGTCCTCGACACGCTGGCGACGACGTCGATCCAGTTCGTGCTGGCGCGGATTCTCCAGGGCGCGGCGAGCGGACCACTTGCCCCGCTCTCATTGGCGATTCTGCTGGAGGCGACGCCGGCGGCGCGGCAAGCGCGCATGGGCCTGGCATTGACGGTCTGCTCGCTGCTCGGCATCAGCACCGGTCCCGCTCTTGGTGGCTGGCTCAGCGAATATTACGGCTGGCCGTCGATCTTCTATGTCAGCCTGCCCATGACGGCCTTCATCGCCCTGACGATGGCCCTGTTGTTGGGCGAGAAGCGGGCAGAGCGGAGCCAGCCCTTCGACGTCTTCGGCCTGACGACCTTCTCCGCCGGCATGATCGGGTTGCAGATGCTGCTGGATCGCGGCGAGCGCCTCGAATGGTTCGCCTCGACGGAGATCTGGGTCGAAGCCATCGCCTCGGTCCTGGGCTTCTATCTCTTCATCGTGCACGTTCTGACGAAGAAGGAACATTTTCTCCGCACGTCGCTGTTCAGGGATCGCAATCTCGTCCTCTCGACGGTGATCTCCTTCGCGCTCGGCTTCGTCCTGCTGCCGACATTGGCGTTGACGTCCCCGATGCTGGAGGAGTTGCTCAACTACCCTGTCGACACTACCGGCTACATGAGCATTCCACGCGGCGTGGCGCTGGTGGGCGCGCTGGTGCTGACCAGCCTGGTTCCGGGACAGGTCGACTACCGGCCGTTCCTCATGGGAGGAATGGCGCTCGTGGTCTATGCCAACTGGCTGATGCTCGGCTATTCGCCGGCGATGGATTGGCGGCCGGTCGTCGAAGCAGGCTTCCTCCAGGGCGCTGGTCTCGGCATGTTGTTGCCGGCGCTCGTGAGGGCCGCGTTCGGAACGCTCGATCCGAAGCTTCGCCCTGAAGGCAGTGCGCTGATCAACCTGTCGCGCCTTTATGGCAGCACCATCGGCATCGCGGTGGTCCAGCTCTTCTTCTATGCCAACACCCAGGCCGTGCATATCGCGCTCGCCAAGCATCTCACGCCTTATCGTGTCGCGGCGAATGTCACGGGCCCGATCGGGAAGTCAGGCCTTGCCGCCCTCAATGGCATGGTCACGCGCCAGGCGGCCACGGTCGCGGTCATCGATCAGTTCGAGATCCTGATGTTCGCCATGCTCGTCGTGATTCCGCTGGTGTTCTTTCTTCGTAAGCCGCGCCCCGTCGGTTAA
- a CDS encoding aldo/keto reductase, giving the protein MTTSDSLRYTRIPTHEAVTIPAVGFGTLIPDPLVTRQATRAALGAGFRHLDCAERYRNEAAVGDALQDAFRAGTLRRQDLFVTTKLWNTNHRPERVRPAFDASRRRLQLDEIDCYIIHTPFAFQPGDEQDPRDASGHVIYDSGVTLAETWGALERLVDEGHCKSIGLSDITLEKLREIVEVARIRPAMVQVESHPYLPEWDLLDFCREHGIVLQAFAALGHAMKPNLLADPVITAIAERLQKTPAQVALAWAVQRGTAFLTTSTNPRRIEENFDISTLPADAMREMRDHITTNVRFNTVVETGVPGFIPRAG; this is encoded by the coding sequence ATGACGACCTCCGATTCACTTCGTTACACGAGGATTCCCACACATGAGGCCGTGACGATTCCCGCAGTCGGATTTGGCACGCTCATTCCCGATCCGCTCGTAACCAGGCAGGCCACCAGGGCTGCGTTGGGGGCCGGATTTCGACATCTCGATTGTGCCGAGCGCTATCGCAACGAAGCGGCCGTCGGCGACGCGCTACAGGACGCGTTCAGGGCGGGCACGCTTCGGCGCCAGGACCTGTTCGTTACGACGAAGCTATGGAACACCAATCATCGGCCGGAACGGGTCAGGCCCGCCTTCGACGCCAGTCGCCGGCGGCTGCAACTCGACGAGATCGATTGCTACATCATCCATACGCCCTTCGCCTTTCAACCCGGTGACGAGCAGGACCCGAGGGACGCGAGCGGCCATGTGATCTACGATTCTGGCGTGACGCTGGCGGAGACATGGGGGGCGCTGGAGCGCCTCGTCGACGAGGGGCACTGCAAGTCGATCGGGCTGTCGGACATTACCTTGGAGAAGCTGCGCGAGATCGTCGAGGTCGCGCGGATCAGGCCTGCCATGGTGCAGGTCGAATCGCATCCGTACCTGCCCGAATGGGACCTGCTCGACTTCTGTCGGGAGCATGGAATTGTCCTGCAGGCGTTTGCCGCGCTGGGGCACGCCATGAAGCCGAACCTCCTCGCTGACCCCGTGATCACCGCCATCGCGGAGCGCCTGCAAAAGACGCCGGCTCAGGTCGCACTGGCCTGGGCCGTCCAGCGCGGCACGGCTTTCCTGACGACCTCGACCAATCCTCGGCGTATCGAGGAAAACTTCGATATCTCGACGCTGCCTGCAGACGCCATGCGGGAGATGCGGGACCACATCACGACGAATGTCCGGTTCAACACGGTGGTCGAGACCGGCGTGCCCGGATTCATTCCGCGGGCAGGATGA
- a CDS encoding ATP-binding protein, whose amino-acid sequence MPDRTEDSAISFGPFRLFPKSRLLEKEGSPLHVGGRALDILIFLAERPGEVIDKRELVKRIWADVNVDEGSLRFHVAALRKALGDTGKSARYVVNVPGRGYCFVASLAQAAPPPAQPAVNIAPPRSLPSPLSKMVGREEIVEKISNGLSLHRFMTVVGPGGIGKTAVAVTVGHRRSADFGGRVFFVDFGPLRDAGHIATTIASALGLTISAEDPTPALLTFLKTGPALLIFDSCEHVLDALAPLVERIVRDAPQLRVLATSRESFRSDGERIFRLFPLDCPPEREDLDVAEVLAYPAAQLFVERIAQSSGPFQLSAEEAPLVASICRRLDGIALAIELAAGRVNAYGIAGTASLLDSRFSLQWRGRRTAVPRHQTLAAALDWSYDLLPPAESATLRRLSVFAGPFAPEAAAAVAAGDGLGASETLEAIDSLVTKSLISPSGSRTLRYRLLDTTRTYAHGKLNELGETSQFARRHAEHFREFFERAEADTSTPLTEWLSIYGAELDNVRAALNWAFGPNGDAALGIALTAAAVTLWVRLSLFAECRERAKTALTALGDSGGDDRIRMQLLSALGWSLMYGEGRAREARPILETTLELADRLDDKDFRLRALWGLCIDQFNNGQFGKARALADRFANAAANSSDRTDLMLGDRLMAVALHYLGDQNDARLRIERVNASLHVLAEKPKIFPLDLRISTQYFRARILWLQGLADQAQALAARNIEEGRANGHALTFCSVLGQAACPIAFWSGDFEAAERHGAELLEHTERHAIRLWGLWARAFNAAVVVRRGDVATGLPLLREELNRAGDARFLPRFLPLLGELAACSGEAHQVDRGLDVIEDVLTRCNDRQELWYLPELTRIKGELLLKSPRHAGDAEVRFREAMDIANQQGARFWELRGAISLARFMIGAGQNAEALAILERACGPFSEGAGIADIRSARDLIAQLRS is encoded by the coding sequence GTGCCAGATCGTACCGAAGACTCGGCCATTTCTTTTGGGCCATTTCGCCTATTTCCGAAGTCGCGGCTCTTGGAGAAGGAGGGCTCGCCGCTTCACGTCGGCGGCCGCGCGCTCGATATTCTGATCTTCCTCGCCGAGCGCCCCGGCGAAGTCATCGACAAGAGAGAGCTGGTCAAGCGCATCTGGGCCGACGTCAATGTCGACGAGGGCAGCCTGCGCTTCCACGTCGCAGCACTGCGCAAGGCGCTGGGCGATACCGGCAAGTCGGCCCGTTATGTCGTCAATGTGCCCGGCCGCGGCTACTGCTTTGTCGCCTCGCTCGCTCAGGCGGCTCCGCCGCCCGCTCAGCCCGCCGTGAACATCGCACCTCCCCGCTCCCTTCCCTCGCCGCTCTCGAAAATGGTCGGACGGGAGGAGATCGTCGAGAAGATATCGAACGGGCTTTCGTTGCATCGCTTCATGACGGTGGTCGGCCCCGGCGGCATCGGCAAGACCGCCGTCGCCGTCACCGTCGGGCATCGTAGATCGGCGGATTTCGGCGGACGCGTCTTCTTCGTCGACTTCGGTCCGCTGAGGGACGCCGGCCACATCGCGACCACCATCGCCTCCGCACTGGGACTGACCATCAGCGCGGAGGATCCGACGCCGGCCCTGCTGACATTCCTGAAGACCGGCCCAGCCCTGCTGATCTTCGACAGCTGCGAGCATGTGCTGGATGCGTTGGCGCCGCTCGTCGAGCGCATCGTTCGCGACGCACCGCAGCTTCGCGTTCTCGCAACCAGCCGCGAGTCGTTCCGGAGCGACGGCGAACGGATTTTCCGCCTGTTCCCGCTGGATTGCCCGCCGGAGCGCGAGGACCTGGATGTCGCCGAGGTCCTCGCTTACCCCGCGGCCCAGCTCTTCGTCGAGCGCATTGCGCAGAGCTCGGGTCCGTTCCAGCTCAGTGCGGAAGAAGCGCCGCTCGTCGCCAGCATCTGCCGGCGCCTCGACGGCATTGCGCTTGCAATCGAGCTCGCGGCCGGCCGTGTCAATGCGTACGGTATTGCCGGGACGGCGTCGCTGCTCGACAGCCGCTTCTCGTTGCAGTGGCGGGGTCGGCGCACCGCCGTGCCACGACATCAGACGCTCGCCGCGGCGCTCGACTGGAGCTACGATCTGCTACCTCCCGCCGAGAGTGCCACGCTGCGACGCCTGTCGGTCTTTGCCGGGCCGTTCGCGCCGGAGGCGGCTGCCGCGGTGGCCGCCGGCGACGGCCTCGGCGCGTCCGAAACGCTGGAGGCGATCGACAGCCTCGTCACCAAATCGCTGATCTCGCCATCGGGCTCGCGAACGCTGCGCTATCGCCTGCTCGACACCACCCGCACCTATGCGCATGGAAAGCTGAACGAGCTCGGCGAGACCAGTCAGTTCGCGCGGCGTCATGCAGAGCATTTTCGCGAATTCTTCGAGCGCGCGGAGGCCGATACATCGACGCCGCTGACGGAATGGCTGAGCATCTATGGCGCGGAGCTGGACAATGTGCGTGCCGCATTGAACTGGGCCTTCGGGCCCAACGGCGACGCTGCACTCGGGATCGCACTGACGGCGGCTGCCGTCACGCTGTGGGTCCGCCTGTCCCTGTTCGCCGAATGCCGCGAGCGCGCCAAGACGGCGCTCACCGCGCTCGGCGACAGCGGCGGCGACGATCGCATTCGCATGCAACTCCTGTCGGCGCTCGGCTGGTCGCTGATGTATGGCGAGGGCCGCGCCCGCGAGGCGCGTCCGATCCTCGAGACGACCCTGGAGCTGGCTGACAGGCTCGACGACAAGGACTTCCGGCTGCGCGCGCTCTGGGGTTTGTGCATCGACCAGTTCAACAACGGACAGTTCGGCAAGGCCCGCGCGCTCGCCGACCGGTTTGCGAATGCAGCGGCGAACTCGTCGGACAGGACCGACCTCATGCTGGGCGACCGGCTGATGGCGGTGGCGCTGCATTATCTCGGCGATCAGAACGACGCACGGCTTCGCATCGAGCGCGTGAACGCGTCGCTGCATGTGCTGGCGGAGAAGCCGAAGATCTTCCCGCTCGACCTCAGGATATCAACGCAATATTTCCGGGCCCGCATCCTGTGGCTTCAGGGCCTCGCCGATCAGGCGCAGGCGCTCGCCGCCCGAAACATCGAGGAAGGCCGTGCCAACGGCCACGCGCTGACTTTCTGTAGCGTGCTGGGGCAAGCCGCCTGCCCGATCGCCTTCTGGTCCGGCGATTTCGAGGCCGCGGAGCGCCACGGCGCCGAGCTGCTCGAACACACCGAGCGCCACGCCATCCGGCTGTGGGGCCTTTGGGCACGGGCGTTCAACGCGGCGGTCGTCGTAAGGCGTGGCGACGTCGCGACCGGCCTGCCGCTGCTGCGCGAAGAGCTCAATCGCGCCGGCGATGCGCGATTCCTGCCGCGCTTTCTTCCACTGCTCGGCGAACTCGCCGCATGTTCCGGCGAGGCCCACCAGGTCGACCGTGGCCTCGACGTGATCGAGGACGTCCTGACCCGCTGCAACGACCGGCAGGAGCTGTGGTATCTGCCGGAACTGACGCGCATCAAGGGCGAATTGTTGCTCAAGAGCCCGCGGCATGCGGGAGACGCCGAGGTGCGCTTTCGCGAGGCCATGGACATTGCCAACCAGCAGGGCGCGCGATTCTGGGAGCTGCGCGGCGCGATCAGCCTCGCGCGGTTCATGATCGGAGCCGGCCAGAATGCAGAGGCCCTGGCAATTCTCGAACGCGCATGCGGGCCGTTCAGCGAGGGCGCCGGCATCGCCGATATCCGCAGCGCGCGCGATTTGATCGCGCAACTCCGGAGTTGA
- a CDS encoding Bug family tripartite tricarboxylate transporter substrate binding protein — protein MASFSRRRFVHALSGAAALAAIPRSGQTADYPTRPIRLVLPYGAGGAGDQIGRPWVDKMTSLLGPTFVEYIGGAGGAIGAATVAREEPDGYSLLLGNGSTQVIIPLTSRNPGYSVDDFRAIYRLISTSLVFAVHPSVPAANLRELIAHARANPGKLSYGTPGIGTGNHLVGESFKQQAGALDIVHVPYRGISQATNDLAGGQISLVIGVMSDQLKQLGEAGKVRLLAVTSEKRLSGAPEIPTAVESGMPDLRYEGWFGIFAPRHTDDAIIDRIAQATRVAMADPALQASYRAQGIEPDSDSSPEKFQRIVDTTTASLAPVIKSIGLSNL, from the coding sequence ATGGCTTCCTTCTCGCGGCGACGATTCGTCCATGCGCTATCGGGCGCAGCGGCGCTGGCGGCCATCCCGCGCAGCGGACAAACCGCTGATTATCCGACTCGTCCCATTCGCCTCGTGCTTCCGTATGGAGCCGGCGGAGCGGGGGATCAGATCGGGCGTCCCTGGGTGGACAAGATGACATCGCTGCTTGGGCCGACCTTCGTGGAATATATCGGCGGTGCGGGCGGCGCGATCGGGGCTGCGACGGTCGCGCGCGAGGAGCCCGACGGATATTCGCTGCTGCTCGGCAACGGCAGCACGCAGGTCATCATTCCCCTGACCTCGAGAAATCCCGGCTATTCCGTCGACGATTTTCGCGCCATCTATCGTCTGATCAGCACTTCGCTGGTTTTCGCGGTCCATCCGTCGGTGCCTGCCGCTAACCTGCGCGAGTTGATTGCTCACGCGAGAGCCAACCCGGGAAAGCTGTCCTATGGCACGCCCGGCATCGGCACTGGAAATCATCTCGTTGGCGAATCCTTCAAGCAGCAGGCAGGCGCGCTGGACATCGTCCACGTGCCGTATCGAGGCATTTCGCAGGCGACCAACGACCTCGCCGGTGGCCAGATCTCGCTTGTCATCGGCGTCATGTCGGACCAGCTGAAGCAACTGGGCGAGGCCGGGAAGGTCAGGCTGCTGGCGGTCACCAGCGAAAAGCGGCTGAGCGGCGCGCCGGAGATTCCGACCGCTGTCGAATCCGGCATGCCGGATCTTCGCTATGAGGGGTGGTTCGGCATCTTTGCGCCCAGGCACACCGACGATGCGATCATCGACCGGATCGCGCAGGCAACGCGCGTCGCGATGGCCGATCCTGCGCTTCAGGCAAGCTACCGTGCGCAAGGCATCGAGCCGGACAGCGATTCGAGCCCCGAGAAATTCCAGCGCATTGTCGATACGACGACGGCAAGCCTGGCGCCGGTGATCAAGTCGATCGGGCTGAGCAATTTGTGA
- a CDS encoding MFS transporter codes for MHSADRPATRLATRLAFLVAGFGIACWAPLVPFAKTRLGVDDGVLGLLLLSLGIGSVVAMLLTGVMSARYGSKPIIIAGGLGLALVLPLLAIASSPATLALALFAFGAALGSIDVAMNIHAVEVERDAGRPLMSGFHALFSIGGFAGSALMTALLSLQLGALACTLICSVLMLVAMLAAWPRLLRSVQVQDGPLFVLPHGSVLLLALLGAITFLVEGAMLDWGALLVIGAGLVSEAQGGIGYIVFSIAMTAGRLGGDAVVARIGDRATLFWGSIIAIAGFVVLLRAPVAAVAIGGFLLIGLGASNLVPVLFRRAARQTVMPTGLAVAAITTAGYAGILIGPAGVGFIARLGGLPTAFWLLAALMCLVALSARIVTAEGRQTSRVEA; via the coding sequence ATGCATTCTGCCGACCGGCCGGCAACGCGCCTCGCGACGCGGCTCGCCTTTCTCGTCGCGGGCTTCGGCATCGCGTGCTGGGCGCCGCTGGTGCCGTTCGCAAAGACGCGGCTCGGCGTCGATGACGGCGTTCTTGGATTGCTCCTGCTCAGCCTCGGCATCGGCTCGGTCGTGGCAATGCTTCTGACCGGAGTCATGAGCGCGCGCTACGGCAGCAAGCCGATCATCATTGCGGGCGGACTCGGTCTGGCGCTGGTGCTGCCCCTGCTGGCGATCGCAAGCTCGCCTGCGACGCTGGCGCTGGCCCTGTTCGCCTTCGGCGCCGCGCTCGGCTCCATCGACGTCGCCATGAACATCCATGCGGTCGAGGTGGAGCGCGACGCGGGCCGCCCGCTGATGTCCGGCTTCCACGCGCTGTTCAGCATCGGCGGCTTCGCGGGATCCGCCTTGATGACTGCGCTGCTCTCGCTGCAACTCGGCGCGCTCGCCTGCACGCTGATCTGCTCCGTGCTGATGCTGGTCGCGATGCTGGCCGCCTGGCCGCGCCTGCTTCGTTCGGTGCAAGTGCAGGACGGACCGCTCTTCGTGCTGCCGCATGGCTCCGTGCTCCTGCTGGCGCTGCTCGGCGCCATCACTTTCCTCGTCGAGGGCGCGATGCTCGATTGGGGCGCGCTGCTTGTCATCGGCGCGGGCCTCGTCTCGGAGGCGCAAGGCGGGATCGGCTACATCGTGTTCTCGATAGCCATGACCGCGGGGCGGCTCGGCGGCGACGCCGTCGTTGCACGCATCGGGGATCGCGCGACATTGTTCTGGGGCAGCATCATTGCGATCGCAGGCTTCGTAGTCCTGCTCAGGGCGCCCGTAGCGGCGGTCGCCATCGGCGGCTTCCTGCTGATCGGCCTCGGTGCATCGAACCTCGTGCCGGTGCTGTTCCGCCGGGCGGCCAGGCAGACTGTGATGCCCACGGGGCTCGCCGTCGCCGCCATCACGACTGCAGGCTACGCGGGCATCCTCATCGGTCCCGCCGGTGTCGGCTTCATCGCACGGCTTGGCGGATTGCCGACAGCGTTCTGGCTGCTGGCCGCGCTGATGTGTCTCGTCGCGCTGTCGGCGCGCATCGTCACGGCGGAGGGCCGCCAGACATCGCGCGTCGAGGCCTGA
- a CDS encoding Zn-dependent hydrolase has product MPDTKPRADGQRVLADLNALRAIGAYKTGVHKPTFSEPHKQSLDWLVQKLPDAGLIAAIDGIGNVFGTSAKPGPKLLAGSHLESQNYAGWLDGPLGVVYALEAARVLNADPSVKGAVEVAAWCDEEGHFGSFLGSRSYVGQVTEAEIDAARDRTNGRPMRDALADMGLTGRARVAVEPKRHVGYLEAHIEQGDTLESDKLAIGVVTSIVGIWQYRISFTGEQNHAGTTRMAVRKDAGLALAKFCVAIDERFPTACGPRTVWTTGRITLDPGAPSIIPGGAEMLFQIRDDNPAVIARLEELLRTMAEEANVKGPCTVTVEKIRTGAPAMMNAGFQDAIEAASKTLASGRSIRMPSGAGHDAQMLATVMPAAMLFVPSIGGISHHWTENTADADIVTGAQVFVDACRRLLGG; this is encoded by the coding sequence ATGCCTGACACCAAGCCGCGTGCCGATGGGCAACGCGTTCTCGCCGATCTCAATGCGCTCCGCGCCATCGGCGCCTACAAGACCGGCGTGCACAAGCCGACCTTCTCCGAGCCGCACAAGCAGTCGCTGGACTGGCTGGTGCAGAAGCTGCCCGACGCCGGCCTTATCGCCGCGATCGACGGCATCGGCAATGTGTTCGGCACCAGCGCAAAGCCGGGACCAAAACTGCTGGCGGGCTCGCACCTGGAGAGCCAGAACTACGCCGGCTGGCTCGATGGCCCGCTCGGCGTCGTCTATGCGCTCGAAGCGGCCCGCGTGCTCAATGCCGATCCGTCCGTGAAGGGCGCGGTCGAAGTCGCCGCGTGGTGCGACGAGGAAGGACATTTCGGCAGCTTCCTCGGCTCGCGCTCCTATGTCGGACAGGTGACCGAGGCCGAAATCGACGCCGCACGTGACCGCACCAACGGGCGGCCCATGCGCGATGCGCTCGCCGACATGGGTCTCACAGGACGCGCCCGCGTTGCCGTCGAACCGAAGCGACACGTTGGATATCTGGAGGCGCATATCGAGCAGGGCGACACGCTCGAGAGCGACAAGCTCGCGATCGGCGTCGTCACCTCCATCGTCGGCATCTGGCAGTATCGCATCAGTTTCACCGGCGAGCAAAATCACGCCGGCACCACCCGCATGGCCGTGCGCAAGGATGCGGGCCTCGCGCTGGCGAAGTTCTGCGTGGCGATCGACGAACGTTTCCCGACCGCATGCGGTCCCCGCACGGTCTGGACCACCGGCCGCATCACGCTCGATCCTGGCGCGCCGAGCATCATTCCCGGCGGCGCCGAGATGCTGTTCCAGATCCGCGACGACAATCCGGCGGTTATCGCGCGGCTGGAGGAGCTGCTGCGCACCATGGCGGAAGAGGCCAATGTGAAGGGCCCTTGCACCGTCACCGTGGAGAAGATTCGCACCGGCGCGCCAGCGATGATGAACGCCGGCTTCCAGGACGCCATCGAAGCCGCGAGCAAGACCCTTGCCAGCGGACGATCCATTCGCATGCCCAGCGGCGCCGGCCACGACGCGCAGATGCTCGCGACCGTCATGCCCGCAGCGATGCTGTTCGTGCCGTCGATCGGCGGCATCAGCCATCACTGGACCGAAAACACCGCCGATGCCGATATCGTCACCGGCGCACAGGTCTTCGTCGACGCCTGCCGGCGGCTCCTGGGTGGTTAG
- a CDS encoding ABC transporter ATP-binding protein: protein MTTLKIEQVSRTFPARHGNAPTRALEPTDLTIGNNDFVTILGPSGCGKSTLLRIVAGLDRPTSGRVTLDGREVTGPGADRGMVFQSYTLFPWLSVRENIAFGLRERGVPEAERNKIADALIRQVGLSGFENHWPKQLSGGMQQRTAIARALANDPKILLLDEPFGALDNQTRALMQEMLLGIWERDQKTVLFVTHDIEEAIFLGSRVIVMSARPGRIKAEINVDLPHPRSYKIKTTPEFVQLKERLVEEIRTEALKVAEHA from the coding sequence ATGACCACGCTGAAGATCGAACAGGTCTCGCGAACCTTCCCCGCGCGCCACGGCAACGCGCCGACCAGGGCGCTGGAGCCGACCGACCTCACCATCGGCAACAACGATTTCGTCACCATCCTCGGCCCCTCCGGCTGCGGCAAGTCCACACTGCTTCGCATCGTCGCCGGTCTCGACCGGCCGACCAGCGGGCGCGTCACGCTCGACGGGCGCGAGGTCACCGGCCCGGGCGCCGATCGCGGCATGGTGTTCCAGTCCTACACGCTGTTTCCCTGGCTGAGCGTGCGCGAGAACATCGCCTTCGGCCTGCGCGAGCGCGGCGTGCCCGAGGCGGAGCGGAACAAGATCGCCGATGCCCTCATCCGCCAGGTCGGACTGTCCGGCTTCGAGAACCACTGGCCGAAGCAGCTCTCCGGCGGCATGCAGCAGCGCACCGCGATCGCCCGCGCGCTCGCCAATGATCCAAAGATCCTGCTGCTCGACGAGCCCTTCGGCGCGCTCGACAACCAGACCCGCGCCTTGATGCAGGAAATGCTGCTCGGGATCTGGGAACGCGACCAGAAGACCGTGCTGTTCGTCACCCACGACATCGAGGAGGCCATCTTCCTCGGCAGCCGCGTCATCGTGATGAGCGCGCGCCCCGGCCGCATCAAGGCCGAGATCAATGTAGACCTGCCGCATCCGCGCTCGTACAAGATCAAGACCACGCCCGAATTCGTCCAGCTGAAGGAACGGCTGGTCGAGGAGATCCGCACCGAGGCGCTGAAGGTTGCCGAACATGCCTGA